The following are encoded together in the Notolabrus celidotus isolate fNotCel1 chromosome 9, fNotCel1.pri, whole genome shotgun sequence genome:
- the smim15 gene encoding small integral membrane protein 15 — translation MIDVKAWAEYVVEWAAKDPYGFLTTVILALTPLFIASALLSWKLAKMIEARDREQKKKQKRQENIAKAKRTKKD, via the coding sequence ATGATTGACGTTAAGGCATGGGCAGAGTACGTGGTGGAGTGGGCTGCCAAAGACCCCTATGGCTTCCTGACCACCGTCATACTGGCTCTCACACCACTCTTCATTGCCAGTGCACTGCTCTCCTGGAAGCTGGCCAAGATGATAGAGGCACGTGACCgggaacagaagaagaagcagaaacgTCAGGAGAATATAGCTAAAGCCAAGAGGACCAAGAAAGACTGA